One genomic region from Vitis riparia cultivar Riparia Gloire de Montpellier isolate 1030 chromosome 17, EGFV_Vit.rip_1.0, whole genome shotgun sequence encodes:
- the LOC117904230 gene encoding nudix hydrolase 18, mitochondrial, with the protein MKIFFRFWDNCLITILISKLSFIFSPIFLPNTPGKLKNQKMVSIVSRTGRQFQRYNQGCRQVVGCIPYRYKTDKETDGAPIEELEVLVVSSQKGKGMLFPKGGWEIDESIEEAATRETLEEAGVLGNVGCILGKWSFKSKSRGTFNEGYMFPLLVKEQLDFWPEKNVRQRRWMAASEAREVCQHGWMKEALDILIQRLMNGQEKGDEDETPSP; encoded by the exons ATGAAAATCTTTTTCAGGTTTTGGGATAACTGTCTTATTACAATTCTCATCTCAaaactttccttcattttctcacccattttccttccaaatactCCTGGGaaattgaaaaaccaaaagaTGGTTTCTATTGTTTCCCGGACTGGAAGGCAGTTCCAGCGTTACAATCAAGGTTGCCGCCAAGTCGTAGG ATGCATTCCATACAGATACAAAACAGACAAAGAAACAGATGGAGCCCCCATTGAAGAATTAGAAGTCCTTGTGGTCAGTTCACAAAAGGGCAAAGGGATGCTATTCCCAAAG GGAGGTTGGGAAATTGATGAATCAATAGAAGAGGCTGCAACAAGAGAGACCCTAGAAGAAGCCGGTGTGCTTGGAAATGTGGGG TGTATATTGGGAAAATGGAGCTTCAAGAGCAAGAGCCGGGGCACATTTAATGAAGGATACATGTTTCCATTGCTTGTGAAGGAGCAACTAGACTTCTGGCCTGAGAAAAATGTTAGGCAAAGAAGATGG ATGGCTGCATCAGAAGCCAGAGAAGTGTGCCAGCATGGGTGGATGAAGGAAGCCCTGGATATACTAATTCAGAGACTCATGAATGGTCAAGAAAAGGGGGATGAAGATGAAACTCCAAGCCCATAG
- the LOC117904730 gene encoding uncharacterized protein LOC117904730: MCKLMAMKELGSRTICLLTIKVIKGRISREEQQTARGITSMVEKENKHKTHCLEKGFSALLKKKQTTARKDLTARLVVDHVSALISDLLGTKQRIYFANQPLSAQPKHLL; the protein is encoded by the exons ATGTGTAAGCTTATGGCCATGAAGGAACTGGGAAGCAGGACGATTTGTCTGCTTACCATTAAGGTGATAAAAGGCCGCATATCCAGAGAGGAGCAGCAAACAGCAAGGGGAATAACTTCCATGGTTGAAAAG gaaaataaacataaaacaCATTGCCTTGAGAAAGGGTTTTCAGCTCTTCTCAAGAAGAAGCAAACTACGGCTCGAAAGGACTTGACTGCAAGGTTGGTCGTAGATCATGTTAGCGCTCTGATCTCCGACCTCCTAGGCACCAAGCAAAGGATTTACTTCGCTAACCAGCCCTTATCAGCTCAACCGAAGCATCTATTATAA
- the LOC117904356 gene encoding cell division cycle-associated protein 7-like: protein MGRLSAKIDYEEIRIARILENQAKLASLGLNKTLADLRAVASSAKSVKSHVRKAPKIYYSGMPLRRSSRLTKASTTESPSGHDSLRRSNRLRGISRDTISLPQGKVGVSKKNREEETRPANMPLVKVTALQAQLSPDIMIQRCNSKSRGSVYSPVFGICCHFCRQKKLCGEEGCKRCGNLDIDEPCIGKTDCSVCHSSNGVLCRACLKVRYGEEMDEVRANKNWMCPHCIEEKGINPKWICNSSFCLKKRRMAPTGIAIFRAREMGYKSVAHLIMDELQQTQNRRR, encoded by the exons ATGGGAAGGCTCAGCGCAAAAATCGATTATGAAGAAATCAGGATTGCTCGAATCTTGGAGAACCAG GCGAAATTGGCCTCCCTGGGATTGAACAAAACCCTCGCTGATCTCCGAGCTGTTGCTTCATCCGCGAAATCTGTCAAATCCCATGTGAGAAAAGCACCCAAAATTTACTACAGTGGTATGCCTTTGCGTCGGTCCAGTCGACTAACGAAGGCTTCAACCACTGAGTCTCCTTCCGGCCACGACTCCTTGCGCCGGTCCAATCGGTTGAGAGGAATATCCCGGGACACGATATCGTTGCCACAAG GGAAAGTGGGTGTTTCAAAGAAGAATAGAGAGGAAGAGACCAGACCTGCAAATATGCCTTTGGTGAAAGTTACGGCTTTGCAGGCTCAGTTGTCGCCTGACATTATGATTCAGCGTTGCAATAGCAAGAGCAGGGGAAGTGTTTATAGCCCTGTTTTCGGAATCTGCTGCCACTTCTGCAG GCAAAAGAAGTTATGCGGTGAAGAAGGTTGCAAGAGATGCGGTAATCTTGACATAGATGAGCCATGTATAG GAAAGACGGATTGTTCAGTTTGTCATTCTAGCAATGGTGTTCTTTGCCGTGCCTGTCTCAAAGTTAGATATGGTGAAG AAATGGATGAGGTGAGAGCAAACAAAAACTGGATGTGCCCACATTGCAtagaagaaaaaggaataaaCCCGAAGTGGATATGTAACAG CTCATTCTGCCTAAAGAAAAGAAGGATGGCTCCAACTGGGATAGCAATATTCAGAG CTCGGGAAATGGGATATAAATCAGTGGCACATCTCATCATGGATGAGCTCCAACAGACACAGAACAGAAGAAGATGA
- the LOC117904729 gene encoding uncharacterized protein LOC117904729 encodes MALEWVVLGYAAGAEAIMLLLLTFPQPINPLRKGLISVTKALLKPFLSVVPFCLFLLMDIYWKYETRPTCSSHHCSPSDHLRHQKSIMKSQRNATLIAAALLFYWLLYSVTKLVDRIDELDRRIQKLKDED; translated from the coding sequence ATGGCCCTAGAATGGGTGGTGCTAGGGTACGCCGCCGGCGCCGAGGCCATAATGCTCCTCCTGCTAACCTTCCCACAACCCATAAACCCTCTGCGGAAAGGTCTGATATCAGTGACCAAAGCCCTCCTAAAACCCTTCCTCTCAGTGGTTCCATTTTGCCTGTTCCTGCTGATGGACATCTACTGGAAGTACGAGACTCGACCCACTTGCTCTTCCCACCACTGCTCTCCTTCCGACCACCTCCGCCACCAGAAATCCATTATGAAGAGCCAGCGCAACGCCACCTTGATTGCCGCTGCTTTGCTCTTCTACTGGTTGCTTTACTCTGTCACCAAGCTCGTGGACCGAATCGATGAGCTCGATCGACGGATTCAGAAACTGAAGGATGAGGATTAA
- the LOC117904728 gene encoding chaperone protein DnaJ, translated as MLAFLPISKSPLISNSALPFNTFRLGPPKWRRRGVIRAARSDYYSTLNVSRNSTLKEIKSSYRKLARKYHPDLNKSPGAEEKFKEISAAYEVLSDDEKRSLYDRFGEAGLEGEYDGSNGGSKGVDPFDFFDAFFDESNGPFGRRGEPGGMNFNLRSKGNQGLDVRYDLFLSFEESIFGKQEEIEVSCFEVCDNCGGTGAKSSSCIKTCTNCGGKGGVMKTQKTPFGIMSQVSTCSKCGGDGKIITSHCQSCGGHGKVQSKQSIEVIIPPGVSDGATMQVRGKGNFDKKRGMAGDLYLVLHVNEKHGIWRDGLNLYSKVNVDYTEAILGTVKKVETVEGLRDLQIPSGTQPGDSVKLSYMGVPDINRPSRRGDHNFVVNVLIPKDISDTERILVEKLASKRTTCNDQPVSSKGPAKDQKHHASPKRSEHAPSMWKSIKNFLWRNPSRTGFASVSVDTSTLLQRCSRPDSSLMISLLTVFIITCIFTLMGKKSNTANYCLKREKERDHSPRYHRTIKEKH; from the exons ATGCTAGCATTTCTACCCATTTCTAAGTCTCCGTTAATTTCAAATTCTGCGCTTCCCTTCAATACATTCCGCTTGGGACCTCCCAAATGGCGTCGCAGGGGTGTAATTAGAGCTGCTCGATCTGATTACTATTCCACCCTGAATGTCAGCAGGAACTCGACTTTGAAGGAGATTAAGAGCTCTTACAGGAAACTTGCTCGTAAG TACCATCCAGATTTGAACAAGAGCCCTGGAGCTGAGGAAAAGTTTAAAGAGATAAGTGCTGCATATGAG GTCCTATCTGATGATGAAAAAAGGTCTTTATATGATCGCTTTGGTGAGGCAGGTTTAGAGGGAGAATATGATGGGTCAAATGGTGGTTCAAAGGGG GTGGACCCTTTTGATTTCTTTGATGCATTTTTTGATGAGTCAAATGGGCCTTTTGGAAGACGGGGTGAACCAGGAGGCATGAACTTCAATTTGAGAAGCAAGGGCAACCAGGGGCTTGATGTTCG gTATGACCTATTTTTGAGCTTTGAAGAATCAATTTTCGGTAAACAGGAGGAGATTGAAGTTTCCTGTTTTGAGGTATGCGACAATTGTGGTGGAACAGGTGCCAAATCTAGCAGTTGCATAAAAACATGTACCAACTGTGGAGGTAAAGGAGGGGTGATGAAGACTCAGAAGACGCCATTTGGAATAATGTCTCAG GTATCTACTTGCTCAAAATGTGGTGGAGATGGTAAAATAATCACAAGTCACTGCCAAAGTTGTGGTGGCCATGGTAAAGTACAGTCAAAGCAAAGTATTGAAGTGATCATCCCACCTGGTGTTAGTGATGGAGCCACAATGCAAGTTCGAGGAAAGGGAAACTTTGATAAGAAAAG GGGCATGGCCGGTGATCTATATTTAGTACTCCATGTAAATGAAAAACATGGAATTTGGAGGGACGGTCTCAATCTTTACTCAAAGGTTAATGTTGATTATACTGAGGCAATATTAGGGACTGTTAAAAAG GTGGAAACTGTGGAGGGTTTGAGAGATCTTCAAATTCCTTCTGGAACTCAGCCTGGGGATTCAGTAAAATTGTCATACATGGGGGTCCCGGACATCAATAGGCCCTCCAGACGAGGTGACCATAACTTTGTTGTGAATGTTCTGATCCCAAAAGATATCAG TGACACAGAACGCATACTTGTTGAGAAGTTGGCTTCAAAGAGGACAACCTGCAATGACCAGCCAGTTTCTTCCAAGG GTCCAGCTAAAGACCAAAAACATCATGCTTCACCTAAAAGGAGTGAACATGCTCCATCTATGTGGAAATCAATCAAGAACTTCTTGTG GAGGAACCCGTCCAGAACAGGTTTTGCTTCAGTTAGTGTGGATACTTCAACATTATTGCAGAGATGTAGCAGGCCAGATTCCTCACTCATGATATCTTTATTGACAGTTTTCATCATAACATGTATATTTACCCTGATGGGTAAGAAGAGTAATACTGCAAATTATTGCctgaaaagagaaaaggaaagagaccATTCTCCTCGTTACCATagaacaataaaagaaaagcaCTAG